From the Melospiza georgiana isolate bMelGeo1 chromosome 25, bMelGeo1.pri, whole genome shotgun sequence genome, one window contains:
- the LOC131093334 gene encoding nicotinate-nucleotide pyrophosphorylase [carboxylating]-like gives MDPLDPLEDPPMDPPDPTEPPWVLRTPWRAPRTPGTPQGPPGPLGHPTDPRDHPMDSSRNLWPPQSLRTMSSSAPPNPPGPPNPPNLLGTPWPPPPPPHRLRALAHSWLDEDAPWPDPTVAPLGNAEIRAHILVKNPETPRFNPETPTFNPKTPPFFGVLAGCPFAEAVFAVSGCSVLWKVPEGSRLGPGRALLAEVRGPVSGLLLAERTALNVLGRCSGVASMAARARGVAESRNWGGVVAGTRKCTPGFRAAEKYALGVGGAQGHREGLGAFGLVKDNHRAVAEMGGGHEGLIVEARRAGGFTRKLGVECASAEQALEAAKAGADVVLLDNLSPEELHAAAARVKAAHPRVLVEASGGIGLESLGSFLGPHVDVVSMGCLTHSAPALDFALKVALPRFLGPHGAVMSMGCPTHSAPALDCALRVLGMGDGAEEP, from the exons ATGGACCCTCTGGACCCCCTTGAGGACCCCCCCATGGACCCCCCTGACCCCACTGAGCCCCCCTGGGTGCTCAGGACCCCCTGGAGGGCCCCACGGACCCCCGGGACCCCTCAGGGACCCCCGGGACCCCTTGGCCACCCCACGGACCCCCGGGACCACCCCATGGACTCGTCACGAAACCTTTGGCCACCCCA gTCTCTCCGCACCATGTCCAGCTCTGCGCCCCCGaaccccccgggacccccgaaCCCCCCGAACCTTTTGGGGACCCCCTGGCcgcccccccctcccccgcaccGCCTGCGGGCCCTGGCGCACTCCTGGCTGGACGAGGACGCGCCCTGGCCCGACCCCACCGTGGCGCCGCTGGGGAACGCCGAGATCCGCGCCCACATCCTCGTCAAAAACCCCGAAACCCCGCGATTTAACCCCGAAACCCCCACATttaaccccaaaacccccccgTTTTTCGGGGTGCTGGCCGGCTGCCCGTTCGCTGAGGCGGTTTTCGCGGTGTCGGGCTGCTCCGTGCTCTGGAAGGTTCCAGAAGGTTCCCGGCTgggcccgggccgggcgctgctgGCTGAGGTTCGCGGCCCCGTTTCCGGGCTGCTCCTGGCCGAGCGCACGGCCCTCAACGTCCTGGGCCGCTGCAGCGGCGTGGCCTCCATGGCCGCCCGGGCCCGGGGCGTCGCCGAGAGCCGAAACTGGGGAGGGGTCGTGGCGGGGACACGCAAGTGCACGCCCGGCTTCAGGGCGGCCGAGAAGTACGCGCTGGGCGTGGGCGGCGCGCAGGGGCAccgtgaggggctgggggcgtTCGGCCTCGTCAAGGACAACCACAGGGCCGTGGCCGAGATGGGCGGCGGGCACGAAGGG CTGATTGTGGAGGcgcgccgggccgggggctTCACGCGGAAATTGGGCGTGGAGTGCGCGAGCGCCGAGCAGGCACTGGAAGCGGCCAAGGCCGGGGCCGATGTTGTCCTGCTCGACAACCTGAGCCCAGAG GAGCTGCACGCGGCGGCCGCGCGTGTCAAGGCCGCGCACCCGCGGGTGCTGGTGGAGGCCAGCGGGGGCATCGGCCTGGAGAGCCTGGGCAGCTTCCTGGGGCCCCACGTGGACGTCGTGTCCATGGGGTGCCTGACCCACAGCGCCCCCGCGCTCGACTTCGCCCTCAAGGTG
- the LOC131093420 gene encoding olfactory receptor 14J1-like: MSNSSSISHFLLLALADTRQLQLLHFCLLLGISLAALLGNGLIISAVACGHHLHTPMFFFLLNLALSDLGSICTTVPKAMHNSLWDTRDISYKGCAAQLFFFLFFIGAEFFLLTIMCYDRYVSICKPLHYRTLLGSRACAHMAAAAWASAFLYSLLHTANTFSLPLCHGNVLGQFFCEIPQILKLSCSNSSLRELGLIAVSACLLFGCFVFIVFSYVQIFRVVLRIPSEQGRHKAFSTCLPHLAVVSLFISSAIFAHLKPPSLSSPSLDLALSVLYSVVPPALNPVIYSLRNQELKAAVRRLMTGCFQEH; encoded by the coding sequence atgtccaacagcagctccatcagccacttcctcctgctggcattggcagacacgcggcagctgcagctcctgcacttctgcctcttgctgggcatctccctggctgccctcctgggcaacggcctcatcatcagcgccgtagcctgcggccaccacctgcacacgcccatgttcttcttcctgctcaacctggccctcagcgacctgggctccatctgcaccactgtccccaaagccatgcacaattccctttgggacaccagggacatctcctacaAAGGATGCGCtgcacagctctttttctttctcttctttattgGGGCAGAGTTTTTTCTtctgaccatcatgtgctacgaccgctacgtgtccatctgcaaacccctgcactacaggaccctcctgggcagcagagcttgtgcccacatggcagcagctgcctgggccagtgcctttctctattcgctgctgcacacagccaatacattttccttgcccctgtgccatggcaatgtcctgggccagttcttctgtgaaatcccacagatcctcaagctctcctgctcaaaTTCCTCACTCAGGGAACTGGGGCTCATTGCTGTTAGTGCCTGCTTGctatttggttgttttgttttcattgttttctcctatgtgcagatcttcagggttgtgctgaggatcccctctgagcaaggacggcacaaagccttttccacctgcctccctcacctggctgtggtctccCTGTTCATCAGCAGTGCCATATTTGCTCACCTGaagcctccctccctctcctccccatctctggatctggccctgtcagttctgtactcagtggtgcctccagccctgaaccccgtcatctacagcctgaggaaccaggagctcaaggctgctgtgaggagactgatgactggatgctttcaggaacattaa